The following are encoded in a window of Citrobacter freundii genomic DNA:
- a CDS encoding MmcQ/YjbR family DNA-binding protein: protein MTNSELLQYCMAKTGAEQSVHSDWKATQIKVEDVLFAMVKEVEERPAVSLKTSPELAELLRQQHSDVRPSRHLNKAHWSTVYLDGSLPDSQIYYLVDASYQQAIKTLPEDKRRMLAQF, encoded by the coding sequence ATGACGAACTCGGAGTTGCTGCAATACTGCATGGCGAAAACAGGTGCCGAACAGAGCGTGCACAGCGACTGGAAAGCCACGCAAATTAAAGTCGAAGATGTGCTTTTTGCGATGGTAAAAGAGGTGGAAGAACGCCCTGCTGTGTCGCTGAAAACCAGCCCTGAACTGGCCGAGTTATTGCGCCAGCAGCATAGCGATGTCCGGCCAAGCCGGCATCTTAATAAGGCGCACTGGAGCACGGTGTACCTGGATGGTTCGCTGCCAGATTCACAAATTTACTATTTGGTGGACGCCTCATATCAACAGGCTATCAAGACGCTGCCAGAAGATAAACGCAGGATGTTGGCGCAGTTCTGA
- the aphA gene encoding acid phosphatase AphA has translation MRKITLALSAVCLLFTLNHSAQALVSSPSQLNPGTNVAKLAEQSPVHWVSVAQIENSLTGRPPMAVGFDIDDTVLFSSPGFWRGKKTWSPESEDYLKNPAFWEKMNNGWDEFSIPKEVARQLIDMHVRRGDSIFFVTGRSPTKTETVSKTLSDNFHIPSANMNPVIFAGDKAGQNTKTQWLQDKNIRMFYGDSDNDITAARDVGIRGIRILRASNSTYKPLPQAGAYGEEVIVNSEY, from the coding sequence ATGCGCAAGATTACGTTGGCACTTAGTGCCGTTTGCTTATTGTTCACGTTAAACCATTCCGCCCAAGCTTTAGTTTCTTCCCCCTCGCAGCTTAATCCAGGCACTAACGTTGCAAAACTCGCTGAGCAGTCTCCGGTTCACTGGGTCTCTGTTGCTCAGATTGAAAACAGCCTGACCGGACGCCCGCCAATGGCCGTCGGATTCGATATTGATGACACCGTTCTTTTTTCCAGCCCGGGTTTCTGGCGTGGCAAAAAAACCTGGTCCCCGGAGAGTGAGGATTACCTGAAGAATCCGGCGTTCTGGGAAAAAATGAACAATGGCTGGGATGAATTTAGTATTCCAAAAGAAGTCGCGCGTCAGTTGATTGATATGCATGTTCGTCGCGGTGACAGCATCTTCTTTGTCACGGGACGTAGCCCGACAAAAACCGAAACCGTGTCTAAAACACTGTCCGATAACTTCCACATTCCATCCGCTAATATGAATCCGGTTATCTTTGCCGGTGATAAAGCCGGGCAGAACACCAAAACGCAGTGGTTACAGGATAAAAACATCCGCATGTTCTACGGCGATTCCGACAATGACATCACCGCCGCACGCGACGTAGGTATTCGCGGTATTCGCATTTTGCGCGCCTCCAACTCCACCTATAAACCACTGCCGCAGGCTGGGGCATATGGCGAAGAGGTGATTGTAAACTCAGAATACTGA
- the tyrB gene encoding aromatic amino acid transaminase, with protein sequence MFQKVDAYAGDPILSLMERFKEDSRRDKVNLSIGLYYNEDGIIPQLNAVSEAEARLNAQPQGASLYLPMEGLNSYRHTIAPLLFGAEHPVLQQQRVATIQTLGGSGALKVGADFLKRYFPDSGVWVSDPTWENHIAIFEGAGFEVSTYPWYDNTTNGVRVNDLLATLSTLPARSIVLLHPCCHNPTGADLTAAQWDAVIEILQARDLIPFLDIAYQGFGAGMEDDAYAIRAIASAGLPALVSNSFSKIFSLYGERVGGLSVVCEDAETAGRVLGQLKATVRRNYSSPPNFGAQVVAAVLGDDALKANWLAEVEAMRTRILAMRQELVNVLHAEIPGRNFDYLLQQRGMFSYTGLSAAQVDRLRDEFGVYLIASGRMCVAGLNHGNVQRVAKAFAAVM encoded by the coding sequence GTGTTTCAAAAAGTTGACGCCTACGCCGGCGACCCGATTTTATCGCTCATGGAGCGCTTCAAGGAAGATTCACGTCGTGACAAAGTGAATCTCAGCATCGGTCTGTATTACAACGAAGACGGGATAATCCCTCAGCTTAACGCCGTAAGCGAAGCGGAAGCCCGGCTCAATGCTCAGCCGCAGGGTGCGTCGCTGTATTTACCGATGGAAGGACTGAACAGCTATCGCCACACCATTGCGCCACTACTGTTTGGCGCAGAACACCCGGTTCTTCAGCAGCAGCGCGTGGCGACGATTCAGACGCTGGGAGGATCTGGTGCGCTAAAAGTAGGTGCGGATTTTCTGAAGCGTTACTTCCCTGATTCTGGCGTCTGGGTCAGCGATCCGACATGGGAAAACCACATCGCGATTTTTGAAGGGGCTGGATTCGAAGTAAGTACTTACCCCTGGTATGACAACACGACTAACGGCGTGCGCGTCAACGACCTGCTGGCAACCTTGAGCACTTTACCGGCACGCAGCATTGTACTGTTGCATCCGTGCTGCCATAACCCGACCGGTGCGGACTTGACGGCCGCGCAGTGGGATGCGGTTATCGAGATTCTGCAAGCGCGCGATCTGATCCCTTTCCTTGATATTGCCTATCAGGGATTTGGCGCGGGAATGGAAGACGACGCCTATGCGATCCGCGCCATTGCCAGCGCTGGATTGCCTGCCCTGGTCAGCAACTCGTTCTCTAAAATTTTCTCTTTATACGGTGAGCGTGTCGGCGGCCTTTCCGTGGTGTGCGAAGACGCCGAGACTGCGGGTCGCGTGCTGGGGCAGTTAAAAGCCACGGTGCGTCGTAACTACTCCAGTCCACCTAACTTTGGTGCGCAGGTGGTTGCCGCCGTGCTGGGCGATGACGCGCTTAAAGCCAACTGGCTGGCGGAAGTAGAAGCGATGCGTACCCGCATCCTGGCGATGCGTCAGGAATTGGTCAATGTTCTCCATGCCGAGATACCGGGCCGTAACTTTGACTACCTTCTGCAACAGCGCGGTATGTTCAGCTATACCGGGTTGAGCGCCGCCCAGGTCGATCGCCTGCGTGATGAATTCGGGGTTTACCTGATCGCCAGCGGCCGCATGTGCGTCGCCGGGTTGAATCACGGTAACGTCCAGCGTGTGGCAAAAGCGTTTGCTGCTGTCATGTAA
- the alr gene encoding alanine racemase — protein sequence MQAATVVINRRALRHNLQRLRELAPASKLVAVVKANAYGHGLLETARTLPDADAFGVARLEEALRLRAGGITQPILLLEGFFDASDLPTISAQRLHTAVHNEEQLAALEAAELAEPVTVWMKLDTGMHRLGVRPEQAEAFYQRLTHCKNVRQPVNIVSHFARADEPECGATEKQLDIFNRFCEGKPGQRSIAASGGILLWPQSHFDWARPGLILYGVSPLENHSAGTDFGCQPVMSLTSSLIAVREHKAGEPVGYGGTWESARDTRLGVVAMGYGDGYPRAAPSGTPVLVNGREVPIVGRVAMDMICVDLGPEAQEKAGDPVILWGDGLPVERIAEITKVSAYELITRLTSRVAMKYVD from the coding sequence ATGCAAGCGGCAACTGTTGTCATTAACCGCCGCGCTCTGCGACACAACCTGCAACGTCTGCGTGAACTGGCACCTGCCAGTAAACTGGTTGCGGTGGTGAAAGCGAACGCTTACGGCCATGGTCTGTTAGAGACCGCGCGAACGCTCCCTGATGCGGACGCTTTTGGTGTCGCTCGTCTTGAAGAAGCTCTGCGACTGCGCGCGGGTGGGATCACGCAACCCATCCTGCTATTGGAGGGTTTTTTCGATGCCTCCGATCTGCCGACCATCTCCGCACAGCGGCTGCATACTGCCGTGCACAATGAGGAGCAGCTTGCGGCGCTGGAAGCGGCTGAACTGGCGGAACCCGTCACCGTCTGGATGAAGCTCGACACCGGGATGCACCGTCTGGGCGTACGTCCGGAGCAGGCTGAGGCGTTTTATCAACGCTTGACCCACTGTAAAAACGTGCGTCAGCCGGTCAACATCGTCAGCCACTTTGCCCGTGCAGACGAACCCGAATGTGGCGCGACGGAAAAGCAGCTCGATATCTTCAATCGTTTTTGTGAAGGCAAGCCGGGACAGCGTTCTATTGCCGCATCTGGCGGTATCCTGCTGTGGCCGCAGTCCCATTTCGACTGGGCGCGTCCGGGGCTAATTCTGTATGGCGTATCGCCGCTGGAGAATCATTCTGCCGGGACTGATTTTGGCTGCCAGCCGGTGATGTCGCTTACCTCCAGCCTGATCGCCGTGCGCGAGCACAAAGCGGGCGAACCTGTTGGCTATGGTGGAACGTGGGAAAGCGCGCGTGACACGCGCCTGGGCGTGGTGGCGATGGGTTATGGCGACGGGTATCCGCGTGCAGCGCCGTCCGGCACGCCGGTACTGGTCAATGGTCGGGAAGTGCCGATTGTTGGTCGTGTGGCAATGGACATGATCTGCGTTGATTTGGGACCAGAAGCGCAGGAAAAAGCCGGCGATCCGGTGATTCTGTGGGGCGATGGTCTGCCCGTTGAACGCATTGCTGAAATAACGAAAGTAAGTGCTTACGAACTTATCACGCGCCTGACATCAAGGGTAGCGATGAAGTACGTGGACTGA
- the dnaB gene encoding replicative DNA helicase, with protein sequence MAGNKPFNKQQTDARDRDLQVAGLKVPPHSIEAEQSVLGGLMLDNERWDDVAERVVAEDFYTRPHRHIFTEMHRLQEMGKPIDLITLAESLEVQGQLDSVGGFAYLAELSKNTPSAANISAYADIVRERAVVRDMISVAHEIAEAGFDPQGRSSEDLLDLAESRVFKIAESRANKDEGPKNITEVLDATVARIEQLFQQPHDGVTGVNTGYDDLNKKTAGLQPSDLIIVAARPSMGKTTFAMNLVENAAMLQDKPVLIFSLEMPSEQIMMRCLASLSRVDQTKIRTGQLDDEDWARISGTMGILLEKRNIYIDDSSGLTPTEVRSRARRIAREHGGIGLIMIDYLQLMRVPSLSDNRTLEIAEISRSLKSLAKELHVPVVALSQLNRSLEQRADKRPVNSDLRESGSIEQDADLIMFIYRDEVYHENSDLKGIAEIIIGKQRNGPIGTVRLTFNGQWSRFDNYAGPQYDDE encoded by the coding sequence ATGGCAGGAAATAAACCCTTCAACAAACAACAGACTGATGCTCGTGACCGCGATCTGCAGGTCGCCGGGCTGAAAGTACCGCCGCACTCGATTGAAGCGGAACAGTCGGTGTTGGGCGGTTTAATGCTGGATAACGAACGCTGGGACGATGTTGCCGAGCGTGTCGTCGCGGAGGATTTTTACACCCGACCGCACCGGCATATCTTCACCGAAATGCATCGTTTGCAGGAGATGGGCAAACCCATCGATCTGATAACCCTGGCCGAGTCGCTGGAAGTGCAGGGGCAACTCGACAGCGTCGGCGGTTTCGCCTATCTGGCTGAGTTATCTAAAAATACGCCAAGTGCGGCGAACATAAGCGCCTATGCGGATATCGTCCGCGAACGCGCCGTCGTGCGCGACATGATTTCGGTAGCTCATGAAATCGCGGAGGCCGGATTTGATCCGCAAGGGCGTTCCAGTGAAGATTTGCTGGATCTCGCGGAATCCCGCGTTTTTAAAATTGCCGAAAGCCGCGCCAATAAAGACGAAGGCCCGAAAAATATTACCGAGGTGCTCGACGCCACCGTCGCGCGCATCGAACAGCTGTTCCAGCAGCCGCATGACGGTGTAACCGGGGTGAATACCGGCTACGACGACCTCAACAAAAAGACTGCCGGTCTACAGCCGTCGGACCTGATTATCGTTGCCGCGCGTCCGTCGATGGGTAAAACGACGTTTGCAATGAACCTCGTCGAAAATGCGGCGATGTTGCAGGATAAGCCGGTACTTATCTTTAGTCTTGAAATGCCCTCCGAACAGATCATGATGCGTTGTCTGGCATCGCTGTCGCGCGTAGACCAGACTAAAATCCGTACCGGTCAGCTGGATGACGAAGACTGGGCGCGAATTTCCGGCACCATGGGGATCTTACTGGAGAAACGAAACATCTACATTGATGACTCCTCCGGTCTGACGCCCACAGAAGTGCGTTCGCGCGCACGCCGTATCGCCCGTGAACACGGCGGTATCGGACTGATTATGATCGACTACCTGCAGCTGATGCGGGTGCCGTCGCTCTCCGATAACCGTACGCTGGAAATTGCTGAAATTTCGCGCTCGCTGAAATCATTAGCAAAAGAACTGCATGTGCCGGTGGTGGCGCTGTCGCAGCTTAACCGCTCTCTGGAACAACGCGCCGACAAGCGTCCGGTCAACTCGGATCTCCGTGAATCGGGGTCTATCGAGCAGGATGCCGACTTAATCATGTTTATTTATCGTGACGAGGTTTATCACGAAAACAGCGACTTAAAAGGCATCGCGGAAATTATTATTGGTAAGCAACGTAACGGCCCAATCGGTACGGTGCGCCTGACGTTTAACGGCCAGTGGTCACGCTTCGATAATTATGCCGGACCACAGTATGACGATGAGTAA
- a CDS encoding quinone oxidoreductase yields MATRIEFHKHGGPDVLKAVDFTPVDPAEHEIQVENKAIGINYIDTYIRSGLYPPPSLPSGLGTEAAGVVSKVGSKVTHISVGDRVVYAQSMLGAYSSVHNVPADKAAILPDAISFEQAAASYLKGLTVFYLLRKTYEIQPDEPFLFHAAAGGVGLIACQWAKALGAKLIGTVGTAQKAQIALQAGAWQVINYREESIVERVKEITGGKKVRVVYDSVGKDTWEASLDCLQRRGLMVSFGNSSGPVTGVNLGILNQKGSLYATRPSLQGYITNRHELTEASNELFSLIASGVIKVDIAQGQSFALKDAQRAHEVLESRATQGSSLLIP; encoded by the coding sequence ATGGCAACACGTATTGAATTTCACAAGCACGGCGGCCCTGACGTACTGAAGGCTGTGGACTTTACGCCCGTTGATCCGGCCGAGCATGAAATCCAGGTCGAAAACAAAGCGATTGGCATCAATTATATCGATACCTACATCCGCAGCGGACTGTATCCGCCCCCTTCTCTGCCCAGCGGACTCGGCACCGAAGCGGCCGGCGTGGTCAGCAAAGTCGGTAGCAAAGTAACCCACATCAGCGTTGGCGATCGCGTGGTCTACGCCCAGTCAATGCTCGGCGCCTACAGTTCCGTACATAATGTCCCCGCCGATAAAGCCGCCATTTTACCGGATGCCATCTCGTTTGAGCAGGCTGCCGCGTCCTACCTGAAAGGGTTAACCGTTTTCTATCTGTTGCGTAAAACCTATGAAATCCAGCCTGACGAGCCGTTTCTGTTCCATGCCGCCGCAGGCGGCGTTGGTTTGATTGCCTGCCAGTGGGCAAAAGCATTGGGGGCAAAGCTAATTGGTACCGTCGGCACTGCGCAAAAGGCGCAAATTGCATTACAGGCCGGCGCGTGGCAGGTGATTAACTATCGCGAAGAGAGCATTGTCGAGCGGGTTAAAGAAATTACGGGCGGTAAAAAAGTCCGGGTAGTTTATGACTCGGTGGGTAAAGACACCTGGGAAGCCTCGCTGGACTGCCTGCAACGCCGGGGATTGATGGTGAGTTTTGGTAATTCTTCCGGGCCGGTGACCGGCGTTAACTTAGGCATTCTGAACCAGAAAGGCTCGCTGTACGCCACACGCCCTTCTCTGCAGGGTTACATCACCAACCGCCATGAATTGACCGAAGCCAGTAATGAACTATTTTCACTGATTGCCAGCGGCGTGATTAAAGTCGATATCGCGCAAGGTCAGTCGTTTGCGTTAAAAGATGCCCAGCGGGCGCATGAAGTACTGGAAAGCCGGGCCACGCAGGGGTCGAGTTTGCTGATCCCGTGA
- the pspG gene encoding envelope stress response protein PspG — protein sequence MLELLFVIGFFVMLMVTGVSLLGILAALMVATAVMFLGGMFALMIKLLPWLLLAVAVVWIIKAIKAPKVPHYQRNNRRFY from the coding sequence ATGCTGGAACTACTTTTTGTGATTGGCTTTTTTGTCATGCTGATGGTCACCGGCGTGTCGCTGCTGGGGATTCTGGCCGCGCTGATGGTGGCGACCGCCGTGATGTTCCTCGGCGGGATGTTTGCGCTGATGATTAAACTGCTGCCATGGCTGTTATTGGCTGTCGCCGTGGTGTGGATTATCAAGGCCATAAAAGCGCCAAAAGTCCCGCACTATCAGCGCAATAACCGTCGATTTTACTAA
- the dusA gene encoding tRNA dihydrouridine(20/20a) synthase DusA, whose protein sequence is MLPESQSTAFPAHRFSIAPMLDWTDRHCRYFLRLLSSQTLLYTEMVTTGAIIHGKGDYLAYSDEEHPIALQLGGSDPAALAQCAKLAEARGYDEINLNVGCPSDRVQNGMFGACLMGNAQLVADCIKAMRDVVSIPVTVKTRIGIDDQDSYEFLCDFINTVSGKGECEMFIIHARKAWLSGLSPKENREIPPLDYARVYQLKRDFPQLTMSINGGIKSLEEAKAHLEHMDGVMVGREAYQNPGILASVDREIFGSTGADVDPVAVVRAMYPYIERELSQGTYLGHITRHMLGLFQGIPGARQWRRYLSENAHKAGADINVLEHALKLVADKR, encoded by the coding sequence ATGCTGCCTGAATCTCAGTCCACCGCTTTCCCTGCACATCGTTTTTCTATCGCGCCGATGCTCGACTGGACGGACAGACACTGCCGCTACTTTTTGCGCTTACTGTCCAGCCAGACGCTGCTCTATACGGAGATGGTAACCACCGGGGCAATCATTCATGGTAAAGGCGACTATCTGGCGTATAGCGACGAAGAGCATCCGATAGCCTTACAGCTTGGTGGTAGCGACCCAGCCGCGTTGGCACAGTGTGCGAAGCTGGCGGAAGCGCGGGGCTATGACGAGATAAACCTCAACGTGGGCTGTCCCTCTGATCGCGTACAAAACGGGATGTTTGGTGCCTGCCTGATGGGCAATGCGCAGCTGGTTGCCGACTGCATCAAGGCGATGCGCGATGTGGTATCGATTCCGGTGACGGTCAAAACCCGTATTGGCATTGATGACCAGGACAGCTACGAATTTCTGTGTGATTTCATCAACACGGTCTCCGGCAAAGGAGAATGTGAGATGTTTATCATTCATGCGCGCAAGGCCTGGTTGTCCGGGCTGAGCCCGAAAGAAAACCGTGAAATCCCACCGCTGGATTACGCCCGCGTGTACCAACTGAAGCGTGATTTCCCGCAATTGACCATGTCGATCAACGGCGGCATTAAATCGCTGGAAGAGGCGAAAGCGCACCTTGAACATATGGATGGCGTGATGGTGGGACGTGAAGCCTATCAGAACCCCGGTATTCTGGCATCCGTGGATCGCGAAATTTTCGGTTCAACGGGTGCTGACGTGGACCCTGTTGCCGTGGTGCGCGCCATGTACCCGTATATTGAACGGGAACTGAGCCAGGGAACGTATCTGGGACATATTACCCGCCATATGCTGGGGCTGTTCCAGGGCATTCCGGGCGCGCGTCAGTGGCGTCGTTACCTGAGCGAAAATGCGCACAAAGCCGGTGCGGATATCAACGTGCTGGAACATGCGTTGAAGCTGGTAGCAGACAAACGTTAA
- a CDS encoding cupin domain-containing protein, translating to MKRPDCIRHWREVEGADDATYPGSDELFSIGAPLARKLGLGRLGIHHERLPPGRRTSYPHAESDEEEFIYVLEGYPEAWINGYLWKLEPGDSVGFPAGTGVCHTFINNTSEEVRLLVVGEANKKFNRIYYPLNPVYAATREDRWVDHPPQFFGSHDGKPGSK from the coding sequence ATGAAAAGACCGGATTGTATTCGCCACTGGCGTGAGGTGGAGGGGGCTGACGACGCTACCTATCCCGGAAGTGATGAGCTGTTTTCTATCGGCGCACCGCTTGCTCGTAAACTGGGCTTGGGTCGCCTCGGCATTCACCATGAACGCCTGCCTCCGGGCCGTCGCACCTCGTACCCTCACGCCGAAAGCGACGAAGAAGAGTTTATCTACGTGCTGGAAGGGTATCCGGAGGCCTGGATTAATGGCTATTTATGGAAGCTGGAACCGGGGGACAGCGTCGGATTTCCAGCGGGAACCGGCGTGTGTCACACCTTTATCAATAACACCAGTGAAGAGGTGCGACTGCTGGTCGTCGGCGAGGCAAATAAAAAATTCAACCGTATCTATTACCCACTGAATCCGGTGTATGCGGCCACGCGCGAGGATCGCTGGGTTGACCATCCACCACAGTTTTTTGGTTCCCACGACGGTAAACCCGGATCGAAATAG
- the zur gene encoding zinc uptake transcriptional repressor Zur has translation MERTPTQELLAHAEKLCAQRNVRLTPQRLEVLRLMSLQEGAISAYDLLDLLRETEPQAKPPTVYRALDFLLEQGFVHKVESTNSYVLCHLFDQPTHSSAMFICDRCGVVKEECAEGVEDIMHTLAAKMGFALRHNVIEAHGLCQVCVEVEACRHPGDCQHDHTIQVKKKVGR, from the coding sequence ATGGAAAGAACCCCTACGCAGGAGTTGCTGGCTCACGCTGAAAAACTCTGTGCGCAACGTAACGTGCGACTCACGCCGCAACGCCTCGAAGTGCTGCGCCTGATGAGCCTCCAGGAAGGGGCAATCAGCGCATATGACCTGCTGGATTTATTACGGGAAACTGAACCACAGGCTAAACCGCCTACCGTCTATCGTGCGCTCGATTTTCTGCTCGAACAAGGTTTTGTCCACAAGGTAGAATCCACCAACAGCTACGTGCTTTGCCATTTGTTCGATCAGCCCACCCACAGCTCCGCGATGTTCATTTGTGACCGCTGCGGCGTGGTGAAAGAAGAGTGTGCGGAAGGCGTGGAAGATATCATGCATACGCTGGCGGCCAAGATGGGCTTTGCTCTACGTCATAACGTAATTGAAGCGCATGGCCTGTGTCAGGTCTGTGTGGAAGTTGAAGCTTGCCGTCATCCTGGCGACTGCCAGCATGATCATACGATTCAGGTAAAAAAGAAGGTCGGGCGTTAA
- a CDS encoding CsbD family protein: protein MNKDEVGGNWKQLKGKVKEQWGKLTDDDMTVIEGKRDQLVGKVQERYGYAKDQAEKEVKDWETRNDYRW from the coding sequence ATGAATAAAGACGAAGTCGGTGGTAACTGGAAGCAGTTGAAAGGTAAAGTGAAAGAGCAATGGGGCAAACTGACCGATGATGATATGACGGTCATTGAAGGTAAGCGTGACCAGCTGGTGGGTAAAGTCCAGGAACGTTACGGTTATGCGAAAGATCAGGCGGAGAAAGAAGTGAAGGATTGGGAAACCCGCAACGACTACCGTTGGTAA
- the dinF gene encoding MATE family efflux transporter DinF, with the protein MPFFTSSDKALWHLALPMIFSNITVPLLGLVDTAVIGHLDSPVYLGGVAVGATATSFLFMLLLFLRMSTTGLTAQAFGAKNPQALARALVQPLILALGAGAAIALFRTPIIDLALHIVGGSEAVLEQARRFLEIRWLSAPASLANLVLLGWLLGVQYARAPVILLIVGNILNIVLDIWLVMGLHMNVQGAALATVIAEYATLLIGLLMVRKVLHLRGVSLMMLKQAWRGNFRRLMALNRDIMLRSLLLQLCFGAITVLGARLGGDIIAVNAVLMTLLTFTAYALDGFAYAVEAHSGQAYGARDGSQLLDVWRAACRQSGIVALLFSLVYALFGEHIIASLTSLPQIQQLADRYLIWQVVLPLVGVWCYLLDGMFIGATRAAEMRNSMAVAAAGFGLTLFTLPLLGNHGLWLALAVFLALRGLSLAFIWQRHWRNGTWFS; encoded by the coding sequence ATGCCTTTTTTTACCTCCTCTGATAAAGCGCTCTGGCACCTTGCCCTGCCAATGATTTTTTCTAATATCACCGTTCCCCTGCTGGGACTGGTGGATACGGCTGTGATTGGTCATCTGGATAGCCCGGTCTATTTGGGTGGTGTCGCCGTGGGGGCGACGGCAACCAGTTTTCTCTTTATGCTGCTGCTCTTTCTACGCATGAGTACCACCGGACTGACGGCTCAGGCATTTGGCGCAAAAAATCCGCAGGCGTTGGCCCGAGCACTGGTGCAGCCGCTGATTTTGGCTTTGGGGGCGGGGGCGGCAATTGCGCTATTTCGTACGCCGATTATCGATCTGGCGTTACACATCGTAGGGGGGAGCGAAGCGGTACTGGAACAGGCCCGGCGCTTCCTTGAAATCCGTTGGCTCAGCGCGCCTGCCTCGCTGGCGAACCTGGTACTGCTCGGCTGGCTGCTGGGCGTTCAGTACGCGCGAGCACCTGTGATCCTGTTGATTGTCGGCAATATCCTCAACATTGTGCTCGATATATGGCTGGTGATGGGGCTGCATATGAACGTGCAGGGCGCCGCGCTGGCGACGGTGATTGCCGAATATGCCACGTTGCTGATTGGCCTGCTGATGGTGCGCAAGGTTCTCCACCTGCGCGGTGTTTCGCTCATGATGCTGAAACAGGCATGGCGCGGAAACTTCCGCCGTCTGATGGCGCTTAACCGCGACATCATGCTGCGTTCGCTGTTGCTGCAGCTGTGTTTTGGTGCGATTACGGTACTCGGGGCGCGTCTCGGGGGCGATATTATTGCGGTCAACGCCGTTCTGATGACCCTGTTGACCTTCACCGCCTATGCGCTGGACGGATTTGCCTATGCCGTGGAAGCGCACTCTGGTCAGGCTTATGGTGCCCGGGATGGCAGCCAACTGTTGGATGTCTGGCGCGCGGCGTGTCGACAGTCGGGCATTGTGGCGCTCCTTTTTTCACTGGTCTATGCCCTGTTTGGCGAGCACATTATTGCGTCGTTGACCTCACTACCGCAGATTCAGCAACTGGCCGATCGTTACCTTATCTGGCAGGTGGTGTTACCACTGGTGGGCGTCTGGTGTTACCTGTTGGACGGCATGTTTATTGGCGCAACGCGTGCTGCGGAAATGCGTAACAGTATGGCCGTTGCCGCTGCGGGATTCGGCTTAACCTTATTCACGTTACCGCTGTTAGGCAACCACGGTTTGTGGCTGGCACTCGCCGTTTTTCTGGCGCTGCGCGGACTCTCGCTGGCTTTTATCTGGCAGCGTCACTGGCGAAATGGCACCTGGTTTTCCTGA
- the lexA gene encoding transcriptional repressor LexA codes for MKALTARQQEVFDLIRDHISQTGMPPTRAEIAQRLGFRSPNAAEEHLKALARKGVLEIVSGASRGIRLLHEEEVGLPLVGRVAAGEPLLAQQHIEGHYQVDPSLFKPNADFLLRVSGMSMKDIGIMDGDLLAVHKTQDVRNGQVVVARIDDEVTVKRLKKQGNKVELLPENSEFKPIVVDLREQNFTIEGLAVGVIRNGEWL; via the coding sequence ATGAAAGCGTTAACGGCCAGGCAGCAAGAGGTGTTTGATCTCATTCGGGATCACATCAGCCAGACAGGTATGCCACCGACGCGTGCGGAGATCGCGCAGCGTTTGGGATTCCGTTCCCCAAACGCGGCTGAAGAACACCTTAAAGCGCTGGCGCGTAAAGGGGTGCTCGAAATCGTCTCTGGCGCATCGCGTGGTATTCGTCTGTTGCATGAAGAAGAGGTAGGATTACCGCTTGTAGGCCGCGTTGCTGCAGGTGAGCCGCTGCTGGCGCAACAGCACATCGAAGGCCACTATCAGGTTGATCCATCCCTGTTCAAACCTAATGCTGATTTCCTGCTGCGCGTCAGCGGTATGTCAATGAAAGACATTGGTATTATGGATGGCGATCTGCTGGCAGTGCATAAGACACAGGACGTGCGTAACGGCCAGGTGGTTGTTGCCCGCATTGATGATGAAGTGACGGTTAAACGTCTGAAAAAACAGGGAAATAAGGTCGAGCTTCTGCCAGAAAACAGCGAGTTCAAACCGATCGTTGTCGACCTGCGTGAGCAGAACTTCACCATTGAAGGACTGGCCGTCGGCGTTATCCGTAACGGTGAATGGCTGTAA